A single window of Streptomyces sp. NBC_00464 DNA harbors:
- a CDS encoding type II secretion system F family protein — protein MDNLPLLTIGVTLLAGLFAVIGVHIFTSGRAQQQILVDRMSQTGQLTIGGRTRRFRGVDRWLRQTDLGKRIERKIAATGLDLTPGEYFVYVVAALLGLYFVVGSIFASFFGLIAALIGLWGGNAFLNYQRAKRTEAFINQLPELTRVLANATQAGLALRTAISMAVDELDEPAHEELRRVADRLAVGHSLDDAMNELVERLPSRELTVLVSTLILSNRAGGTIVSSLRNLTGTLEERKETRREVTTLLSQVKVTAVAVPILGLGFLLIINSMRAGALDDMTASTPGRIAVLAAAGLYALGFFLISRLTRVRI, from the coding sequence ATGGATAATCTTCCGCTCCTGACGATCGGTGTGACGCTCCTCGCCGGTCTGTTCGCCGTCATAGGCGTGCACATCTTCACGTCGGGCAGAGCTCAGCAGCAGATTCTGGTCGACCGGATGTCCCAGACGGGCCAGCTCACCATAGGCGGCCGCACCCGTCGCTTCCGGGGTGTCGACCGGTGGCTGCGCCAGACGGATCTGGGCAAGCGCATCGAACGCAAGATCGCGGCGACCGGCCTCGACCTCACACCGGGCGAGTACTTCGTCTACGTCGTAGCGGCACTGCTCGGCCTCTACTTCGTGGTCGGCTCGATCTTCGCGTCGTTCTTCGGACTCATCGCCGCGCTCATCGGTCTGTGGGGAGGCAACGCCTTCCTCAACTACCAGCGCGCCAAGCGCACCGAGGCATTCATCAACCAGCTCCCCGAGCTGACCCGCGTCCTCGCCAACGCAACTCAGGCCGGCCTGGCACTCCGTACGGCCATCAGCATGGCGGTGGACGAACTCGACGAGCCGGCGCACGAGGAGCTGCGCCGGGTGGCCGACCGGCTGGCGGTGGGCCACTCGCTGGACGACGCGATGAACGAGCTCGTCGAGCGGCTTCCGTCGCGCGAACTGACCGTGCTGGTCTCCACCCTGATCCTCTCCAACCGGGCGGGCGGCACGATCGTCTCCTCGCTGCGCAACCTCACGGGCACGCTGGAGGAGCGCAAGGAGACCCGGCGAGAAGTCACCACGCTCCTGTCCCAGGTCAAGGTGACCGCGGTCGCCGTCCCGATCCTCGGACTGGGCTTCCTGCTCATCATCAACAGCATGCGGGCGGGCGCGCTGGACGACATGACCGCCTCCACGCCCGGCCGGATCGCCGTCCTCGCCGCCGCCGGCCTCTACGCTCTCGGCTTCTTCCTCATCAGTCGACTCACTCGCGTCCGGATTTGA
- a CDS encoding CpaF family protein, whose amino-acid sequence MSLRARITGPEPTRGLSEESRLVQVYRAKLLEEIDLAEMSALAAAERRARLERVLGHIISREGPVLSQMERSQLIRRVVDESLGLGILEPLLEDASISEIMVNGHEQVYVERRGRLELLPMRFSSNEQLMQTIERIVSTVNRRVDEANPMVDARLPSGERVNVIIPPLSLKGPILTIRRFPKAFTLQEMIGLGSLDEHMLMLLAGLVRAKFNVIVSGATGTGKTTLLNALSGLIPNGERIVTIEDSAELQLQQSHVITLESRPSNVEGKGQISIRDLVRNSLRMRPDRIIVGEVRGGETLDMLQAMSTGHDGSLATVHANNAEDALMRLQTLSSMSEVEIPFVAIHDQINSAVDVIVQLTRHADGSRRITEIAIVDSHGREDYRIVSVCRFNAQPMAADGRIYGKFDYYPLPRRVADRLYMSSEAVPAAFGVAEAEEQLSMRKSAA is encoded by the coding sequence ATGAGCCTGCGGGCGCGCATTACCGGTCCCGAGCCGACGCGCGGGCTGAGCGAAGAGAGTCGACTGGTCCAGGTCTACCGCGCCAAGCTCCTGGAGGAGATCGACCTCGCGGAGATGTCCGCCCTCGCGGCGGCCGAGCGCCGGGCGCGGCTCGAACGCGTCCTGGGCCACATCATCAGCCGCGAGGGCCCTGTCCTCTCCCAGATGGAGCGCTCGCAGCTCATCCGCCGGGTCGTTGACGAGTCCCTCGGACTCGGCATCCTGGAACCGCTCCTCGAAGACGCCTCCATCAGCGAAATCATGGTCAACGGACACGAGCAGGTGTACGTGGAGCGGCGCGGGCGCCTGGAACTGCTCCCGATGCGCTTCTCGTCCAACGAACAGCTGATGCAGACCATCGAACGCATCGTCTCCACGGTCAACCGCCGCGTCGACGAGGCGAATCCGATGGTCGACGCGCGACTCCCCTCGGGCGAGCGTGTCAACGTGATCATCCCGCCGCTCTCCCTCAAGGGCCCGATCCTCACCATCCGACGCTTCCCCAAGGCGTTCACGCTCCAGGAGATGATCGGGCTCGGCTCGCTCGACGAGCACATGCTGATGCTGCTCGCCGGACTGGTCCGCGCCAAGTTCAACGTGATCGTCTCCGGGGCCACCGGCACCGGCAAGACGACGCTGCTCAACGCGCTGTCCGGGCTGATCCCGAACGGCGAGCGCATCGTCACGATCGAGGACTCCGCCGAGCTCCAGCTCCAGCAGTCCCATGTGATCACGCTGGAGAGCCGCCCCTCCAACGTGGAGGGCAAGGGCCAGATCAGCATTCGCGACCTCGTCCGCAACTCCCTGCGTATGCGCCCCGACCGCATCATCGTCGGTGAGGTCCGAGGCGGCGAGACCCTCGACATGCTCCAGGCGATGTCCACCGGTCACGACGGCTCGCTCGCCACCGTCCACGCCAACAACGCCGAGGACGCGCTGATGCGTCTGCAGACGCTGAGCTCCATGTCCGAGGTCGAGATCCCGTTCGTGGCGATCCACGACCAGATCAACAGCGCCGTCGACGTGATCGTTCAGCTGACCCGTCACGCCGACGGTTCCCGTCGGATCACCGAGATCGCGATCGTGGACTCGCACGGACGCGAGGACTACCGCATCGTCTCCGTCTGCCGCTTCAACGCCCAGCCGATGGCCGCGGACGGCCGCATTTACGGAAAGTTCGACTACTACCCCCTGCCCCGTCGAGTGGCCGACCGCCTCTACATGTCGAGTGAGGCCGTCCCCGCGGCCTTCGGTGTCGCCGAGGCGGAGGAGCAGCTGAGCATGCGCAAGTCCGCCGCGTGA
- a CDS encoding TadE family protein codes for MVRRTWARQPGTGRTTASRSDGRRGQAAIEYVGVLTLLLVISLAVVQLGIAVYAAQQAGTAARAGARVGSDKYQVGRAGSVARDSLSDWLDDDPRILVTSGVNSVTVRVRIDIPSLLPMFKFGKVTKTATMPRD; via the coding sequence ATGGTGAGGCGCACATGGGCGCGGCAGCCCGGCACCGGACGCACGACCGCCTCCCGTTCGGACGGCCGACGGGGCCAGGCCGCCATCGAGTACGTGGGTGTGCTCACCCTCCTGCTCGTCATATCCCTGGCCGTGGTTCAGCTCGGCATCGCGGTATACGCGGCCCAGCAGGCCGGCACGGCCGCACGGGCGGGGGCGCGGGTGGGCTCGGACAAGTACCAGGTGGGGCGCGCCGGGTCGGTCGCCCGGGATTCCCTGAGTGACTGGCTGGACGACGACCCCAGGATTCTCGTGACCTCAGGTGTGAACAGCGTGACCGTGCGGGTGCGGATCGACATCCCCTCTCTCCTGCCGATGTTCAAGTTCGGAAAGGTCACGAAGACAGCCACCATGCCGCGCGACTGA
- a CDS encoding TadE family protein: MNLLRTGRPPADPDTARAETAVAGERRRRTRSDRGQTAIEFVGTLPLILVTLAVMWQAGLVCYTWVLAGNAADKGVRAAAVAEGSSWQACEQAVREDVPDAWETDVIRCNSGGGDLVTAKVEVKVPLIFPGVFNVPWHATGDAKAKREKGGWGW, encoded by the coding sequence ATGAATCTTCTACGAACGGGCCGGCCGCCGGCGGATCCGGACACCGCGAGGGCTGAGACAGCCGTCGCTGGTGAGCGACGCCGACGCACCCGGAGCGACCGGGGCCAGACGGCGATCGAGTTCGTCGGCACGCTGCCGTTGATCCTGGTGACGCTGGCGGTGATGTGGCAGGCCGGACTGGTCTGTTACACGTGGGTGCTCGCGGGCAACGCGGCGGACAAGGGCGTCAGGGCGGCAGCGGTCGCTGAGGGCAGCTCATGGCAGGCATGCGAGCAGGCTGTACGCGAGGACGTGCCCGACGCCTGGGAGACCGACGTCATCCGCTGCAACTCCGGCGGCGGCGACCTGGTCACCGCGAAGGTGGAGGTCAAGGTGCCCCTCATCTTCCCAGGGGTGTTCAACGTGCCGTGGCACGCGACGGGCGACGCCAAGGCCAAGAGGGAGAAGGGCGGGTGGGGATGGTGA
- a CDS encoding AAA family ATPase, whose product MSTRILPAVGDADAARSITTLLSQLPDAEPAAPLGDSTSLLDTLARLAAESLDELPEVVLVHERIGPVPALELIREVALRFPAVGVVLVTADMSPGLYSAAMDSGARGLVGLPLSYEELAQRVQAAAGWSVGVRRHLGAGAEMFTGPGGTVVTVSGAKGGVGATVVAVQLALAAAASGHTVALADLDLQSGDVASYLDVQFRRSIVDLSTIQDISPRVLQDALYSHDTGIALLLAPGEGERGEDVSDRVVRQTIGALRHRFEVVIIDCGTHMNSANAAAIEMADRTLLVTTPDVITVRAAKRMVRLWDRLQVRKAEETVTVVNRYTRNTEIQPPLIEKITATKVARVVIPANFKELQAVVDAGRMQDLEAKSTVKQALWGLAGDLGLVKNAEGADKQGKFKGDRGSFGARRGRTK is encoded by the coding sequence ATGAGCACACGAATCCTCCCGGCAGTCGGTGACGCCGACGCCGCCCGGTCCATCACCACGCTGCTCAGCCAGCTCCCCGACGCGGAGCCGGCGGCGCCGCTCGGCGACTCGACCTCCCTGCTCGACACACTGGCCCGGCTCGCCGCCGAGTCACTGGACGAGCTGCCCGAGGTCGTGCTCGTGCACGAGCGGATCGGCCCGGTGCCGGCGCTTGAGCTGATCCGGGAGGTGGCCCTGCGCTTTCCCGCGGTCGGGGTCGTACTCGTCACCGCCGACATGAGCCCCGGGCTCTACTCGGCGGCCATGGACTCCGGCGCCCGCGGCCTGGTCGGCCTGCCCCTCTCGTACGAGGAGCTGGCCCAGCGCGTCCAGGCCGCCGCCGGCTGGTCCGTCGGAGTCCGCCGCCACCTCGGCGCGGGCGCCGAGATGTTCACCGGCCCCGGCGGCACGGTCGTCACCGTCAGCGGCGCGAAGGGCGGTGTCGGCGCGACGGTGGTGGCCGTACAACTGGCCCTCGCCGCAGCGGCGTCAGGCCACACCGTCGCCCTGGCGGACCTGGACCTCCAGTCCGGGGACGTGGCGTCCTATCTGGACGTGCAGTTCCGCCGGTCGATCGTCGACCTCTCCACCATCCAGGACATCTCGCCACGCGTGCTCCAGGACGCCCTGTACAGCCACGACACCGGGATCGCCCTGCTGCTGGCACCGGGCGAGGGTGAGCGGGGCGAAGACGTCAGCGACCGGGTCGTACGTCAGACGATCGGCGCCCTGCGCCACCGCTTCGAGGTCGTCATCATCGACTGCGGTACGCACATGAACTCGGCCAACGCCGCTGCCATCGAGATGGCGGACCGGACCCTGCTGGTCACCACCCCGGACGTGATCACCGTCCGCGCGGCCAAGCGCATGGTCCGGCTCTGGGACCGCCTGCAGGTCCGCAAGGCCGAGGAGACGGTCACTGTCGTCAACCGCTACACGCGTAACACGGAGATCCAGCCACCGCTGATCGAGAAGATCACGGCCACGAAGGTGGCACGGGTCGTCATCCCCGCGAACTTCAAGGAACTCCAGGCGGTGGTCGACGCCGGCCGCATGCAGGACCTGGAGGCCAAGTCCACGGTGAAGCAGGCGCTGTGGGGGCTGGCGGGGGACCTCGGCCTGGTGAAGAACGCGGAAGGCGCCGACAAGCAGGGCAAGTTCAAGGGCGACCGCGGTTCGTTCGGCGCGCGGCGGGGACGTACGAAGTGA
- the cpaB gene encoding Flp pilus assembly protein CpaB — protein MNSRQRRGVILLLLSVLCAFGAFAGVLSVISDVNSKVGPEVTAYQVKTDIAPYRPLEPGQFEKVKMPKRWLSKNAVTDLSVLTGKIAVTSLRKGSLLQDDMLVKRPKLENGQQEIAIMIDAATGVAGKIRPGNLVNIYATFEGQTDKDKPTSRVIVPNAKVLDVGQLTSLDPKGDDRGGPTEAVPITFALDTTDAQRVAYAESFAEHVRLALLPDDSPTTLRPGEGSYNLDEDKNK, from the coding sequence ATGAACTCACGGCAACGCCGCGGCGTCATCCTTCTCCTCCTCTCGGTCCTCTGTGCCTTCGGTGCGTTCGCCGGCGTGCTCTCGGTCATCAGCGATGTGAACTCGAAGGTCGGCCCGGAGGTGACTGCCTACCAGGTCAAGACGGACATAGCCCCCTACCGGCCACTGGAACCGGGGCAGTTCGAGAAGGTCAAGATGCCGAAGCGCTGGCTGTCCAAGAACGCGGTCACCGACCTCTCGGTGCTGACCGGCAAGATCGCCGTCACCAGCCTCCGCAAGGGCTCCCTGCTCCAGGACGACATGCTCGTCAAGCGCCCCAAGCTGGAGAACGGTCAGCAGGAGATAGCCATCATGATCGACGCCGCGACCGGTGTCGCCGGCAAGATCCGGCCGGGCAACCTGGTCAACATCTACGCGACCTTCGAGGGCCAGACCGACAAGGACAAGCCCACCTCGCGCGTGATCGTCCCCAACGCCAAGGTGCTCGACGTCGGCCAGCTGACCTCGCTCGACCCGAAGGGCGACGACCGCGGCGGCCCCACCGAGGCCGTGCCGATCACCTTCGCCCTGGACACCACCGACGCCCAGCGCGTCGCCTACGCCGAGTCCTTCGCGGAGCACGTACGGCTGGCCCTGCTGCCCGACGACAGCCCGACCACCCTCCGTCCCGGCGAGGGCAGTTACAACCTCGACGAAGACAAGAACAAGTGA
- a CDS encoding chitinase: MAVLAAGALTLTGLVSSASAADVNVAKNAGFESGLANWTCSGGSGATVSSPVHGGTSALKATPAGQDNAKCTQTVAVKPNSTYALSSWVQGGYAYLGASGTGTTDVSTWSPGSSSWTQLSTSFTTGPSTTSVTVYTHGWYGQAAYLVDDLSVTGPDGGGGTDPAPTIPAAPGGLAVGTATSSSLALSWNAVSGATGYTVYKDGAKTTTSTGTSATITGLAADTAYQFAVTATNAAGESVKSATVSGRTATSGTGNPNPGTSVPKHAVTGYWQNFNNGATVQKLSDVPANYDIIAVSFADATTTPGAVTFNLDSAGLNGYTVDQFKADIKAKQAAGKNVIISVGGEKGSVSVNSDASATNFANSLYSLIQEYGFNGVDIDLENGLNSTYMTKALRSLSQKAGSGLVITMAPQTIDMQSTSGEYFKTALGIKDILTVVNMQYYNSGSMLGCDGKVYSQGSVDFLTALACIQLEGGLDPSQVGLGVPASTSGAGSGYVSPSVVNAALDCLAKGTGCGTFKPSKTYPGLRGAMTWSTNWDAKSGNAWSNAVGPHVHALP, from the coding sequence ATGGCCGTCCTCGCCGCGGGCGCGCTGACCCTCACCGGTCTCGTCAGCAGCGCATCGGCCGCCGACGTCAACGTCGCCAAGAACGCCGGCTTCGAATCCGGCCTCGCCAACTGGACCTGTTCCGGCGGCAGCGGTGCCACCGTCTCCTCCCCCGTGCACGGCGGCACCTCGGCGCTCAAGGCCACCCCGGCCGGCCAGGACAACGCCAAGTGCACCCAGACCGTGGCCGTGAAGCCCAACTCCACCTATGCGCTCAGCTCCTGGGTCCAGGGCGGCTACGCCTACCTGGGCGCCAGCGGCACCGGGACCACCGACGTGTCGACCTGGTCCCCCGGCTCCAGCAGCTGGACCCAGCTCTCCACCAGCTTCACGACCGGGCCCAGCACCACCTCCGTCACCGTGTACACGCACGGCTGGTACGGGCAGGCCGCCTACCTCGTCGACGACCTCTCGGTCACCGGCCCCGACGGCGGCGGTGGCACCGACCCCGCCCCGACGATCCCCGCGGCCCCCGGCGGTCTCGCCGTCGGCACGGCCACCTCGTCCTCCCTCGCCCTGTCCTGGAACGCCGTGTCCGGCGCGACCGGCTACACCGTCTACAAGGACGGCGCGAAGACCACCACCTCCACCGGGACCTCCGCGACGATCACGGGGCTGGCCGCCGACACCGCGTACCAGTTCGCGGTGACCGCCACCAACGCGGCCGGTGAGTCCGTCAAGTCCGCCACCGTCAGCGGCCGTACGGCGACCTCCGGCACGGGCAACCCGAACCCCGGCACCTCCGTGCCCAAGCACGCGGTCACCGGCTACTGGCAGAACTTCAACAACGGCGCGACCGTGCAGAAGCTCAGCGACGTGCCCGCGAACTACGACATCATCGCGGTCTCCTTCGCCGACGCCACGACCACGCCCGGCGCCGTCACCTTCAACCTGGACTCGGCGGGCCTGAACGGCTACACCGTCGACCAGTTCAAGGCCGACATCAAGGCGAAGCAGGCGGCCGGCAAGAACGTCATCATCTCGGTCGGCGGTGAGAAGGGGTCCGTCTCGGTCAACAGCGACGCCTCCGCCACCAACTTCGCCAACTCGCTCTACTCGCTCATCCAGGAGTACGGCTTCAACGGCGTCGACATCGACCTGGAGAACGGCCTCAACTCCACGTACATGACGAAGGCGCTGCGTTCGCTGTCGCAGAAGGCGGGCTCCGGCCTCGTCATCACGATGGCCCCGCAGACCATCGACATGCAGTCCACCTCGGGTGAGTACTTCAAGACGGCGCTCGGCATCAAGGACATCCTGACCGTCGTCAACATGCAGTACTACAACAGCGGTTCGATGCTCGGCTGCGACGGCAAGGTCTACTCGCAGGGCTCGGTCGACTTCCTCACCGCGCTCGCCTGCATCCAGCTGGAGGGCGGTCTCGACCCGTCGCAGGTCGGCCTCGGCGTCCCCGCCTCCACGAGTGGCGCGGGCAGCGGTTACGTGTCCCCCTCGGTCGTGAACGCGGCCCTGGACTGCCTCGCGAAGGGCACCGGCTGCGGCACCTTCAAGCCGTCGAAGACCTACCCGGGCCTGCGCGGCGCGATGACCTGGTCGACCAACTGGGACGCCAAGTCCGGCAACGCCTGGTCGAACGCGGTCGGCCCGCACGTCCACGCCCTGCCGTAA
- a CDS encoding serine/threonine-protein kinase codes for MAGARVQALGGDDPATLGPYRLIGRLASGGMGRIYLARSGERGGRALVAVKTLLAEGDVGDIDRRRFAREVAVAQRVASAYTARVRDADPDAERPWMAIDYIAAPPLSELIRNCGVLPASAVRWIAAGTAEALVTLHGVGIVHRDVKPQNVLLPLDGPRVIDFGISHASDLTLTGLTLGTIAFTSPEQARGEESTAASDVYSLGATLFMLATGRPPYGTDGDTLRLLARVQRGELDLGGLPKELVATIRPCLSLDPDRRPEPAELLARFREAQAGLPASHSGTRWLPPRWTALIGAYATQGLELANDRRTSRSNPASPVPPTLVQRTRVVPPPPPTLVYPPERQARAARDRARRDRARPDLAALSELAERQRAEQAEQERAERERAESARMEADRVAAQRLEAARARRERERAAQEHERAERERAAQERAVRERAARERAAREAAERASREQAEREARRRAEREAARRAARARTSSPSTAPPTPGTTRPTPPRTGSSGSSSGLGWLIAVAAVIALLVWQPWETTGDDGGSGGGSSAGSSSGAASSGSDLDTHTDDSGTDTGSSTGSGSGSSTDNSGSETVDDPTPTPTPTPTPTPDATDRAFAAVRAGDCLNVYNDGHNDMSADRPVRVSCRASNAYMHVNRVSTLSGGSSSCDTGAGFTWWSRSGDDGVDRTLCLDRVYQVGQCFPADVTGATSADLTVVWGCKASTVPVAGQSILRITGFYRAPKAGENWTCPSGGGERFWYWPVNQGRSIICASAA; via the coding sequence ATGGCCGGGGCGCGGGTTCAGGCGCTGGGTGGGGACGATCCGGCGACGCTCGGACCGTACCGGCTGATCGGACGGCTCGCGTCCGGTGGCATGGGGCGGATCTATCTGGCCCGCAGCGGTGAGCGCGGCGGGCGGGCACTGGTCGCCGTGAAGACGCTGCTGGCCGAGGGGGACGTCGGCGACATCGACCGCCGTCGCTTCGCGCGCGAGGTGGCGGTCGCGCAGCGGGTCGCCAGCGCGTACACGGCGCGCGTCCGGGACGCCGACCCCGACGCGGAGCGGCCGTGGATGGCCATCGACTACATCGCAGCACCTCCGCTCTCCGAACTGATACGCAACTGCGGGGTGTTGCCCGCCTCCGCCGTACGGTGGATCGCCGCCGGGACCGCGGAGGCCCTGGTCACCCTGCACGGAGTGGGCATCGTCCACCGCGATGTGAAGCCGCAGAACGTGCTGCTGCCGCTGGACGGCCCCCGGGTCATCGACTTCGGCATCTCGCACGCCAGCGACCTCACGCTCACCGGCCTCACGCTCGGCACGATCGCCTTCACCTCGCCGGAGCAGGCGCGCGGCGAGGAGTCGACCGCCGCGTCCGACGTCTACTCCCTGGGCGCGACGCTCTTCATGCTCGCCACCGGACGGCCGCCCTACGGTACGGACGGCGACACCCTGCGGCTGCTGGCCCGCGTCCAGCGCGGCGAACTCGACCTCGGCGGGCTGCCGAAGGAGCTCGTGGCGACGATCCGGCCGTGCCTGTCCCTCGACCCGGACCGGCGCCCCGAACCGGCGGAGTTGCTCGCCCGATTCCGCGAGGCCCAGGCCGGTCTGCCGGCTTCGCACAGCGGCACCCGGTGGCTGCCGCCCCGGTGGACGGCGCTGATCGGCGCGTACGCGACCCAGGGCCTGGAACTGGCGAACGACCGGCGTACGAGCCGGTCGAACCCGGCGAGCCCGGTGCCCCCCACGCTCGTCCAGCGCACTCGCGTGGTGCCGCCCCCGCCCCCGACGCTCGTCTACCCGCCGGAGCGGCAGGCCCGCGCGGCCCGCGACCGGGCCCGCCGCGACCGGGCTCGGCCGGACCTGGCGGCCCTCTCGGAGCTCGCGGAGCGGCAGCGGGCCGAGCAGGCCGAGCAGGAACGCGCCGAACGGGAGCGCGCCGAGTCCGCCCGTATGGAGGCCGATCGAGTGGCCGCCCAGCGCCTGGAAGCCGCGCGCGCCCGGCGCGAGCGGGAGCGCGCGGCGCAGGAACACGAGCGTGCCGAGCGGGAGCGGGCGGCGCAGGAGCGGGCCGTACGGGAGCGTGCGGCAAGGGAGCGCGCCGCACGGGAGGCGGCCGAGCGCGCATCGCGGGAACAGGCCGAGCGGGAGGCCCGCAGGCGGGCCGAGCGGGAGGCGGCCCGTCGTGCGGCTCGGGCGCGTACGTCCTCACCCAGCACCGCCCCGCCCACCCCGGGCACCACGCGCCCGACACCCCCGCGTACCGGTTCCTCGGGCAGCTCATCGGGCCTGGGCTGGCTGATCGCGGTGGCTGCCGTCATCGCCCTGCTGGTCTGGCAGCCCTGGGAGACGACGGGTGACGACGGCGGCAGCGGTGGTGGTTCGTCCGCGGGCAGCAGTTCGGGCGCCGCATCGTCCGGCAGCGACCTCGACACGCACACGGACGACTCCGGCACCGACACCGGGAGCAGCACCGGCAGCGGATCCGGCAGCAGCACCGACAACTCCGGCAGCGAAACCGTGGACGACCCGACGCCGACGCCGACTCCCACTCCGACCCCCACCCCGGACGCCACCGACCGGGCGTTCGCCGCGGTGCGCGCCGGTGACTGTCTCAACGTGTACAACGACGGGCACAACGACATGAGCGCCGACCGCCCGGTCCGCGTGAGCTGCCGCGCCTCGAACGCGTACATGCACGTCAACCGCGTCAGCACCCTCTCCGGAGGCTCCAGCTCCTGCGACACCGGGGCGGGCTTCACCTGGTGGAGCAGGTCCGGTGACGACGGGGTCGACAGGACGCTCTGCCTCGACCGGGTGTACCAGGTGGGCCAGTGCTTCCCCGCGGACGTCACCGGGGCCACCAGCGCCGATCTGACGGTGGTCTGGGGCTGCAAGGCGTCGACCGTCCCCGTGGCCGGCCAGTCGATCCTGCGGATCACCGGGTTCTACCGGGCCCCGAAGGCGGGCGAGAACTGGACCTGCCCGTCCGGGGGCGGCGAGCGGTTCTGGTACTGGCCGGTGAACCAGGGCCGGAGCATCATCTGCGCGTCGGCGGCCTGA
- a CDS encoding GntP family permease: MLLAASPPPVETPPHTGGLLLLIGGTAGLLTVAVLGIALLLFLIIKVRLQPFVALLAVSIAVGLGAGLSVTELFGTVQKSAAVSVIESGMGGILGHVAIIIGLGTMLGAILEVSGGAEVLSTRLLNLFGEKRAPLAMGLTGLIFGIPVFFDVGIFVLAPIVYAAAKRSGKSILLYAMPLLAGLSMTHAFLPPHPGPVAAAGLFHVSLGWVILMGAVVGIPSVLAAWGYAAWIGKRIFVEVPQDMVEAAEEAKAAVVAEQRAAGVTPHEAPVALSTVLAIIGTPLVLILAATFSSIALDPSTLRSVIEFFGNPFVALTIALLLAYYLLGIRRGWSRKSLESVSTSSLKPVGNILLVVGAGGIFGAVLKSSGIADALADTFNDVGLPVILLAWLISAVLRIAQGSATVAIVTTAGIVVPLVEDQDFSQPHLALIIMAISAGSIIASHVNDGGFWMVSKYFGISERDTLKSWTVLETVLSVAGFVVAALLSLVI; the protein is encoded by the coding sequence ATGCTGCTCGCCGCCAGCCCCCCACCGGTCGAGACGCCACCCCACACCGGTGGACTCCTCCTCCTCATAGGCGGGACGGCCGGTCTGCTGACCGTCGCCGTCCTCGGTATCGCGCTCCTCCTCTTCCTGATCATCAAGGTCAGGCTGCAACCGTTCGTCGCCCTGCTCGCCGTCTCCATAGCCGTCGGCCTGGGCGCGGGCCTCTCCGTGACCGAGCTCTTCGGTACGGTGCAGAAGTCCGCCGCCGTCTCCGTCATCGAATCCGGCATGGGCGGCATCCTCGGCCATGTCGCGATCATCATCGGCCTCGGTACGATGCTCGGCGCGATCCTCGAAGTCTCCGGTGGCGCCGAGGTGTTGAGCACCCGGCTGCTGAACCTCTTCGGTGAGAAGCGCGCCCCGCTCGCCATGGGCCTGACCGGTCTGATCTTCGGTATCCCGGTCTTCTTCGACGTCGGCATCTTCGTTCTCGCGCCGATCGTGTACGCGGCAGCCAAGCGCTCCGGCAAGTCGATCCTGCTGTACGCGATGCCGCTGCTGGCGGGCCTGTCCATGACCCACGCGTTCCTGCCGCCGCACCCCGGCCCGGTCGCCGCCGCCGGCCTCTTCCACGTCTCGCTCGGCTGGGTCATCCTGATGGGCGCCGTCGTCGGCATCCCGTCCGTGCTGGCCGCCTGGGGCTACGCCGCCTGGATCGGCAAGCGGATCTTCGTCGAGGTCCCGCAGGACATGGTCGAGGCCGCCGAGGAGGCCAAGGCCGCCGTCGTCGCCGAGCAGCGGGCCGCCGGGGTCACCCCGCACGAGGCGCCCGTCGCGCTCTCCACCGTCCTCGCGATCATCGGCACCCCGCTGGTGCTGATCCTCGCCGCGACGTTCTCCTCCATCGCGCTCGACCCCTCGACGCTCCGCTCCGTCATCGAGTTCTTCGGCAACCCGTTCGTCGCCCTGACGATCGCGCTGCTGCTCGCCTACTACCTGCTCGGCATCCGGCGCGGCTGGTCCCGCAAGTCCCTCGAATCCGTGTCGACCTCGTCCCTCAAGCCGGTCGGCAACATCCTGCTCGTCGTCGGCGCGGGCGGCATCTTCGGCGCCGTCCTCAAGAGCAGCGGCATCGCGGACGCGCTCGCCGACACGTTCAACGACGTCGGCCTGCCGGTCATCCTGCTCGCCTGGCTGATCTCGGCGGTGCTGCGCATCGCCCAGGGCTCGGCGACGGTCGCCATCGTGACCACCGCCGGGATCGTGGTCCCGCTCGTGGAGGACCAGGACTTCTCGCAGCCGCACCTGGCGCTGATCATCATGGCGATCTCGGCCGGTTCGATCATCGCCTCGCACGTCAACGACGGCGGCTTCTGGATGGTGTCGAAGTACTTCGGCATCTCCGAGCGCGACACCCTGAAGTCCTGGACGGTCCTGGAAACGGTCCTGTCGGTGGCCGGGTTCGTCGTGGCGGCGCTGCTCAGCCTGGTGATCTAG